The following is a genomic window from Caproiciproducens sp. CPB-2.
TTGATGGCAAGAGAAATATTTTCAAGCAGATTCATGATTTCCCTCCTGAAAAACAGGCTGGTTGTCTTTATCGCTCTGGATTCTGCCGTCGTGGATCGTGATGATCCGTTCGGTTTCCATCGCCAGCTCGTTGTTATGGGTAATCAGGACGATCGTCTTGCCCTGCTCCCGGTGGAGCTTGTGGAACAGGTCCATGACCAGACGGCCCGTGGTGCTGTCCAGCGCGCCGGTCGGCTCGTCCGCGAGGATGATCGCGGGGTCGTTCGCCATGGCGCGGGCAATGGCGATCCGCTGCTTCTGCCCGCCGGAAAGCTCGTTGGGCATATGCTTTGCGCGGTCTTCCATTTCCACCATTCTTAAAAGCTCCATCGCCTGGGCGGCTCTTTTCCTGCCCGGTATCCCCGCGTAAAGCATGGGAAGCTCCACATTGCCCAGCGCGGTGGAACGCGGAATCAGGTTGAAGGTCTGGAAAACGAACCCGATTTTTTTGTTGCGGATTTCCGAAAGCTCGTTGCTGCTCATTTTGCTGATCGGCACGCCGTCCAGGCTGTAATCGCCGGCGGTCGGCCGGTCCAGCGCGCCGATGATATTCATCAGGGTGGATTTTCCCGAGCCGGACGCGCCGACAATGGAGACAAACTGCCCCTCGTAAATATTCAGGCTGATACCGTGCAGGATTTCCAGCTCGTTGGGCGTCCCTATGTAAAAGGTTTTGACGATATCGTGCATATCGATTACAGTATTCATGGTCTCATACCCGCCGCTCTGAATCCCGCGCCGCCGCCGGATTCGGTTCCTTCCGCCGCGCCGGCAAGCTTGACGGTTTCGCCCGGTTTGATCTCTTTGGCGTCGGAAATGATCTGCATGCCTTCCTTCAGGCCGTCCCCGGAAATTTCCTCCTCCGCGTCCGTCTCAATTCCCGTTGTGACGGTGACGGCCTGCACTTGAAAGGTTCCGTCCTTCTGCGGCACGGCGGCGTAGACAACGCTCTTTCCGGAAGCGTCGGCGGATACCGCGTCATAGGGCACCGCGAAAACGTCCTTCTTCTGTTCTAAAATGATGTCCGCGCTTCCGTTCATGCCGATTCTCAGGGGAGTATCCTTTGAGGTGATCAGAACGTCGGCCTCAAATTCGGCGTCGTTGCTGCTGGCGGCTTTGCCGTCGGCTCCCTTGACGGAAGCGGGAGAAATCTTTTCAAGCACGCCCTCAAATTCCTTATCGGCGATCGCGTCGGCCTTTACAGCCACCTTCATGCCTTCTTTTACGCTGGCAATGTCGTACTCCTTGATTTTCACGGCTATTTTCAGCGCGCCGGTGTCCTCTATCACAAACATCAGACCGTTGGCGGGGGCGTTCTGCACCGCGTAAACGGCGGTCACCGTGCCGGAAGCCGGGGCGGCCACCGTGCACTTGTCGAGCTTGGTCTGCAATGCCTGCAGCTCCTTTACCGACGCCGTGTCGTCGGCGGAAAGCTTCGAGGTAATAATGTCGTCCTGCGCGGTTTTCAGGTCCTGATTGACAGAGGTCTGCGTCGCCGTGAGCGACTTGACCGCGCTGTCATACGCGGCCTGCGCCGCCGCGGTCGATTTGACGTACTGGTCGAGCTCCTCGTCCGCGGAGGCCGCCACGGCGTTCAGGTTTTTCTGCGCGTTGTCATAGGCAAGCTGGGCAGATTCCATAGCGTCTCTATATTTATGCAGATCGTTTTTGTATTCGTCTGAACCTTCTATATCTTCATTTTGTTTTTTATAGTCATTATAATCCCGAGTCGCGCTGTCAAGATTTAATTTCGCGCTGCTCAAATTGTTTTTTGCGGTTATCAGCGACGTGTTCAGGTTTTCCTGAATGTGCTTTTCCGCGTCGCTCTGCTTCTGCTGCGCGTTTTCCAGATCTCGCCTGGCGGAGTCCACTTTGTCCTGCGCGGTGTTGATCTGCGCGTTCAGCCCGGCGTTCAGGGTGCTGGAGGTATCGTTGTATTTTTTCTGGCTCGCCTGTATCTTCTGATAAGCCAGCTTCGCGTTGCTGCTCAAAGCGGCCTGCTTTTGCGCGATGGTATCTTCCAGGTCCTGGGAATCCAGCTTACAGAGCACGTCTCCGGCGCTGACGCGGTCGCCGACTTCCACGGGCAGCGTTTTGACGGAATAGTTCAGGTCCGTATATACCTTTACGGAGTCGGTGCTTTCCACCACTCCGGTAGTGCTGACGGTGTTGCGCAGCTCGGTTTTGCTCAGGGGGGTGCACTGCACCGTTGGTACCGTGGAACTTTTTGGCAGAAAAGCGTTGACCGCAACCGCGGCGACAACAATCACAGCGACGGCGATCAGAATGATCTTTTTCCTCTTTTTCTTCACAGTGGTAGTCACTCCTTCGTTTGTGGGACAAAAAGCACGACAATTCTATCCGCTATGTACTATTTGATTAATACAATCATACAGCCGAGGGGTAAAAATGTCAATATTAAGACTATAGGAATTCCGCGAAAAAGAGTTTAAATAATTGTGAAAAGAAATGGTGTATTCTGTGAACAATTACAAGCCGGAACCGTTCAGAAGCTTCGGCCCCCCGGGCAGCTCCTGCTTTTTTCCGGTGCTTCTCTCCGCGCCGAATTCCGTCATGCAGCTCCAGTAGCGCTTTGGCATATGGCTCATCCGGCACTTCGGGTTGTGGCGGCCCTGAACCTCGATGGTGCTGTAGAAAAGACGCCAGAACTCCCGGAAGGAACGCTCTTCCTCGTCCGGTTCGGGCATCCGGAAATCGTCCGCGGAAATGATTTTGGAGCGGTAGGGCTGATAGATCAGCGCCATGGAGTGCGTGCGGTCGTAAATCAAAAAGCGTTCCTCCGGGTACCGCTCCCGGAAATGCGGGGCCAGAAGGGGCAGCACGAGGTTTTTGGGTTCAATCTCGGCGGCAAGCGCGCCGTCAAAGACGGAAAAGCGCAGGAAGCCTTTCAGCAGGTGCGCTTCGTTTGTCAGGTGTTTAACCGCTTTAAAAAGCGTGTTTACCACATCGTCCGCCAGCATATTCATCACCCGGGGACCGCAGGAAAAGCCCATGCGAAGAAACAGCAGGATAAAAAGTTCTTTCCGGGGCAGGCACGTCAGATAGGCATGGCGCACGAAGTCCAGCGCGTCATTCCCCATTTTCCCCGGGATGGAAGCCAGCACCCGGGCCGATTTTTTGGGGTCGGTCACGATCTCCCTCTGCGGCAGCAGAACGGTCTGCTCCGTGTCGGGCGAAAAAATATCCGCGGGGATTTCACGCTTTTCGTAACTTTCAAAGACGCAGCATAAAAGCCCGTCAAAGCTTCCGTCGTAGCAGTAAATCAGATTTGACCGGTCAGGCATTTTCGCACATCCTCCTGTGTCAGGCGCGGCTGCTCGAACAGGGAAAGCTGCTCCGGCTCAAAGCCCGCGCCCCGCTGGTACATGCCCAGCGCGGTGTCGGACATCAGCGAGCGCAGCGCGGCGTCCTGCGTGATTTTCAGCCCGTCCGCGATTTTTCCGCCGCAGGTAATGAAGTACTGTGCCCGTTTCAGCACGACGCCCAGTTTTTTCAGCCCGTCAAAATTCAGCGGCCCGGTCCGCCGGGCGGCAACGATGCGTTTGGCGCCGGTCACGCCGATTCCCGGCACGCGCAGCAGCTCCGCGTACGGCGCGCGGTTGATTTCCATGGGGAAGCGCTCCATATGATTGAGCGCCCAGTTGCATTTCGGGTCGATATAAGGGTTAAAGCTCTGATGGCCGGCGTCCAGGATTTCATTGGCGGAAAAGCCGTAGAACCGCAAAAGCCAGTCCGCCTGGTACAGGCGGTGCTCCCGCAGAAGCGGGGGCTTTGTGTCCGTGGAGGGCAGCAGGGCGCTGTCGGAAACAGGCATGTAGGCGGAAAAGAAAACGCGTTTCAGCTTGTATTTTTTATAAAGGCCCTCGGTCAGGTTCAGAATCTGAAAATCCGTCTCCGGCGTGGCGCCCACGATCATCTGCGTGCTCTGTCCGGCGGGGGCGAATCTGGGGGCGTGCCGGTACCGGACAAGGTCGGTGGTGTTTTCCTGAATCCGGTTCTGAATATATCCCATGGGTGCCAGAATGGAATGCTTCGATTTGTCCGGGGCCAGCAGCTTCAGGCTGCTCTGGGACGGCAGCTCAATGTTGACGCTCATGCGGTCGGCCAGCATCCCTAAACGGGAAATCAGCACGCTGTCCGCGCCGGGGATGGCCTTTGCGTGGATATAGCCCGAAAACCGGTATTCCTCCCGCAGAATCCGCAGCGCCTCGATCATCTGCTCGCAGGTGTAGTCCGGGTTCCGCTGAATGCCCGAGCTGAGGAAAAGACCTTCTATATAATTGCGGCGGTAAAAGTTGATAGTCAGCTCCGCCAGCTCGCGCGGGGTAAAGGCGGCGCGGGGCGTGTCGTTGGAGCGGCGGTTCACGCAGTACTGGCAGTCGTAGGTGCAGGCGTTGGTCATCAGCACCTTCAAAAGCGAGATGCACCGCCCGTCCGCGGCGAAGCTGTGGCAGATGCCGCAGGCGGTGGCGTTCCCGATCCCGCCGCGCGAAGCCTTTTTGTCCACTCCGCTGGAGGTGCAGGCCACGTCGTACTTTGCCGCGTCAGTCAGAATTTTCAGTTTATCAAAGACGTCCATGTCTTTCAGCTCCTTATGATGGGGTCCCGTTCTTTTTCGATTCCTCTTTGAGGGAGCCTGTATTCTCTCCCTCTGGTTTTCATTAGAGCATCGCCGCAAGTGGGAGTTCGCTCTCTTTAGGCGCCCTCTGTGAGGGAGCTGGCAGGCGCAGCCTGACTGAAGGGAGTTTACATTTTCTCCCTTTGGTTTTCATTAGAGCATCGCCGTAGGCACTTGCCGACCGCATGGTCTGCCCTCAGGCCGGGCGGGCCCCTACTTTCGGTTCTTGTACGAAAGTAGGCAAAGTACGCGCAGGGGGATTTTTAATTCCCGGCGGGAGGGTTCCATAAAATCCCCCTGCACCCCCGAGGTATCCCCAAAGTGTCTTTATGAAATACGATACACTGCGCTTTTCATTGACGGAGGTACGGAAAAGCAGAATTTGGCCCCCTCCTCGAGGGGGACTGGCAGGCGAAGCCTGACTGGGGGAGTCCCCTCTTACCCTCATTAGCGCCTACGGCGATGCTTCCAGTCAGCCTACGTTGAATCGAAGTCTGATTGCCGCGCCGCTTCCCTTACGGAGGAAAGCAAGGGTTCGGCTCCCTCCCATGGTCTTTGTTCTATCATAACACAGAACATATGTTCTTGTAAAGACAGGGAGAAAAATTTTGAGTGGGCGAAGCGTTTCAAACCCATTTTCAGTTTTTGTAAGTTTGGGAAATCAGCACTCTTAACCGTAATGTTTCGAAAGTTATCGGTCCTGTTTTTGATTTTGAAGAATTGATATTTACACAGAAGAAAAAATAAAAATCCTGCGCAAGAGGAAATCCTTTGACTAATATTCCTATATATTATATAATAAATGCAGATTTTATAAGGAAATCAGGCGAAATTGGACAAGCTTTGAAGAGAGAAAACAAAAAGTTTCACAAATTTATTTTTTTATAAAATCTATTGACTTTTGAAAGTTAATGATATAATATTAAAACACAACGAAAGGGAGAGCGTTATGCTTACTGTAGAAAAAAAGAACCTGATCCTTTCCATGCTGCAAGAAAAACCGGTCGTAACCGTGCCGGAGCTGAGCCAGGCGCTGGAAACCTCTGAGGTGACCGTGCGCAAGATCCTGAATGAACTGGACGAGCAGGGCCTTTTAAGACGTACCCGCGGGGGTGCGGTCAACATCTCCACCATTCGTGAATTTGAAGAAAAAGAAAAAGAGAAGAAGAACACGGGCGAAAAACGGGCGATCGCAAAAAAAGCCTATGAGTACATCGATCCCACGGACACCGTTTTTATCGACGCCGGTTCCACCACGCTGGAGCTTGTCAAGCTGATTAAAAACGGCAGCAAGCGCGATATTGTGGTGATTACCAACGCGCTGAACATCGCTTTTGAGCTTTTAGACGCCGACGACATCGAGCTGGTGTTCATCGGCGGGAGCGTCCGCCACAAAATCATGTCCTGTGTCGGCGGATTCGCGGAAAACACAATTAACAGCCTCTGTATGGATAAAGCGTTTATCGGGTGCAATAGTATTACCGTGGAAACGGGAATTACAACCCCGAATCTTTATGAAGCACAGGTCAAACAGTGCGTGCTCAGAGCCGCGCGCGAAACCATCCTGATCTCCGATTCCACCAAATTCGGGCATACTTCCATGGCGCGGATCAGCCCGATTAAAAATATCACGCGGCTGATTACGGACAGCCGGATTCCCCAGCAGCTGAGAAGCCAGATCGAAGGTACGGGAGTCGATCTTGTCGTGGTCAATCCGGAGGAAAACAATGAAACGCGAAAGGACAATGGATTTTGAATAAGATCATCAACCAGCCCGAACAGATGATAGAGCAGATGCTCGAAGGCTATATCGCCACCTGCCCGGACCTGCTGGAAGCGCTGCCCCGGTCCAAGGGTATTCTGACAAAGCGGAAAAAGGACAAAGTGTCCATCGTGACGGGCGGCGGCTCGGGAAACGAGCCGTGGATCATCGGTTACGTGGGTGAAGGACTCGCGGACGGCGCGGCACTGGGCAATGTGTATATTGCGCCCCCCGCGCGGGCAATTTTAAATGTGACGAAAGCGGTCAGCCACGAAAAGGGCGTTATCTATATCTGTACGAATCACGCGGGCGACGTGCTGAATTTCGAGCTGGTCGGCGAGCTCGCCGAAATGGACGGCATCCGTACGCGCTGTGTGTTTGTCGCGGACGATATCACCAGCGCCCCGCGGGAGCGGCAGAGCGAACGCCGCGGCGTGGCGGGGATCGCGATGGTGATGAAGGTCGCCGGCGCGGCGTGCGACGCCGGGCTGGAGCTGGACGACGCGGTGCGGGTCATTCAGAAGGCGAACCGCAATACGTTCACGTTCAGCGTGACGACCTCTCCGGGCTATCTTCCCAGCGGCAAAGCCATGTGCGAGCTGCCGGACGGCTTCATCGAGTACGGCATGGGCTTTAACGGAGAACCCGGCGTTTTGCGCACGGAGCTGAAGCCCGCGGATGAAATCGCGGACACCATGCTGAAATACCTGCTGGACGACAGCGGGATTTCCGGCGGAGACGAGATTGCCGTCATGGTGAACGGGTTCGGCTTTACCAGCCTGCTGGAGCTGAGCATTGTCACCCGCAGGGTGGCCGAAAGCCTCAGGGAAAAAGGAATTGTTCTGCACGATATTTTTATCGGCACGCTTTTCCAGCCGCAGGGGACCGGCGGGTTTTCCATTTCGATCCTGAAGCTGGACGAGGAGCTGAAGCCGTATTACGACGCGCCCGCCTATTCGCCGTTTTTTAAAAAGTACAGATAAATACGGGCGCGTTCTGCAAGCGCCGGACGTTTAGGAGATAAGTATGGAGAATACCATGAATACGCGCCAGCTGCGGGACATGTTCCTTTCGGTCGCGCGCAGGGTTGTGGAAAGTGAAGACTTTTTGACGGATATCGATCTGAAAATAGGGGACGGCGACCACGGCTTCGGTATGGCGCTCGGCTTCAAGGCCGTGAAAACGGCTCTGGAAGGAAAGGAGTTCCCCACGGTGGAAGCCCTTTTCCAGGAAGTGGGCATGACCCTGCTGGACACGATGGGCGGCGCTTCGGGCGTGCTCTTCGGCACCATGTTCATCAGCGGCGTCGCCCGGCAGGAACCCCATGAGCGGGCCGATCTGGCGCTGCTGGCCGGAATTTTCCGCCGCGCGCTGGAAGCGCTGAAAAAAAGGGGCAAGGCGCGGGTCGGCGACAAAACCATGGTGGACGCGTTTGAACCGGCGGCCGCCGGGCTGGAGGAAGGCGCGGCACAGGGCGTTTCCCTGAAAGAGGGCCTCGCCCTGTGCGCGGCGGGCGCAAAAAAAGGGATGGAATACACCCGGGAATGCGTGGCCCGGTTCGGCCGCGCAAAATCCTATGGGACCAAGGCGATCGGCCTTCAGGACGCCGGAGCGACTTCTGTGTGGATCATTTTTCAGGCAATGTCGGACTGGGCTTCAGAAAACATCTAACTACTTGAACCAATAACATTAATAAGGTGGGTACAAAGAATGATAACCACACTTACGTTGAACCCGTGCATCGACAGAACCGTAACCGTTGACGGCTTTACCTACGGGGGAACCAATCATGTGGAAAATTTCCGGTGCGATGTTTCCGGCAAGGGAATCAATGTCAGCATCGCGCTGAACAATATAGGGGAAGAAACCCGCTGCCTGGGCTTCAATTATATGGACGGCGGATCGCTTCTGACAGATTTTTTAAACAGCGAAAAAATCAGCAGCGATTTTTTAAATGTAAAAGGACAGCTCCGCACCAATATTAAGATTTTTGACAGAAAAGCCAGTGTGATGAGCGAGCTGAACGAAAGCGGCAGTTTCGTAAACGGGGACTGCGTCGCGGACCTTGTGAAGAAAGTGGAAGGATACCTTCCCAAAACCTCGCTGCTCGTGCTGGACGGCAGCGTCCCGCCGGGCGTTTCCAAGGATATCTATAAAACCCTGACGGACAAGGCGAGGGAATACGGCGTGAGAACCGTGATCGACGCCTACGGTGAGCTGCTTCTGGAAGGGATCAAAGCCGGCCCGTACCTGATCAAGCCCAACAAGGATGAGCTTGAGGAAGCGTTCGGCGAAAAGCTTTCGTCAAAGGAAGACGCCATCCGTGTTGCCCGGAAAATCATCGGCCAGGGCGTCGCCATGGTCTGCGTATCCATGGGCAAGGGCGGCGCGATGCTGATTACCGAAGAGAAAGCTTACTTCTGCGCGGGGACGGATATCGAGGTAAAGGGCGTGCAGGGCGCCGGGGATTCTCTGGTGGCCGGCATGTGCTGCGCGATTGTGCATGGGCTTTCCTGCGCGGAGATGCTCCGTTACGGCGTAGCCGTGGCGCACGGCTCCCTGACGCTGGAGGGCACCCAGATGTGTACGCTGGAAAGCTTCCAAAAGATGCTTCCGCTGATTCATACCGAGGAAATAGGATAAGATAGGAGTCTTGATTATGCCATTAGTAACAACCCGGGACCTTTTGCTGGACGCAAGGCGCGGCGGCTACGCGGTTGCCGCGTTCAATATCGAAAACATGGAAATGGCTCAGTCCGTCATCCGGACGGCCGACGAAATGAGGAGCCCCGTGATCATACAGACCACGCCGGGAACGGTGAACTACGCGGGCTTTGACATGCTGCGCGCAATGGTCGCCGTCGAAGCGGCAAAGACGGATATGCCGGTGGCTATTCATCTTGACCACGGCGACAGCTACGAGCGGTGCGCCGCGGCGATCGATTCCGGCTACACCTCCGTCATGATCGACGGTTCCAAGCTTCCCTATGAGGAAAATATCGCCGTCACCAAAGCGGTCGTCGACCTCGCGGCGAAAAAGAACATCGATGTGGAAGGCGAGCTCGGCAGGGTCGGCGGCAAGGAGGATACCCACGAGGTAAAAGCCGGAGAGGATATCTACACCGATCCGCAGCAGGCGAAGGACTTCGCCGAAAGGACGGGCGTCCGTTCGCTGGCGGTCGCCATCGGCACCGCGCACGGCTTCTATAAAGGGGAGCCGAAGCTCGACTTCGGCCGCCTGGAAAAAATCATCGGGCTCGTCAATATTCCGATCGTGCTCCACGGCGCTTCCGGCGTGCCGGACGAAGCGGTCCGCCGTGCGGTCGGGCTGGGCATCTGCAAGGTGAATTTCGCGACGGAGCTGCGCGCCGCACTGACCAAAGGCGTGCGCGAGGCCCTCAGGGACGAAGCCGTCTATGACCCGAAGGTGTTTATGAAGCTGGGCAAAAAACAGGTCGAGGAAATCGTAAGGCACAAAATCCAGGTGTGCGGGTGCGACAACAGAGCCTGAAAAATATTTAAAAAAGACGAATTTGGAGTAAATCCATTTTCATAAATTTTTAGGAGGATTAAGAATGAAAAGGTTTGGCAAATTATTAAGTATCGTT
Proteins encoded in this region:
- a CDS encoding ABC transporter ATP-binding protein, whose amino-acid sequence is MNTVIDMHDIVKTFYIGTPNELEILHGISLNIYEGQFVSIVGASGSGKSTLMNIIGALDRPTAGDYSLDGVPISKMSSNELSEIRNKKIGFVFQTFNLIPRSTALGNVELPMLYAGIPGRKRAAQAMELLRMVEMEDRAKHMPNELSGGQKQRIAIARAMANDPAIILADEPTGALDSTTGRLVMDLFHKLHREQGKTIVLITHNNELAMETERIITIHDGRIQSDKDNQPVFQEGNHESA
- a CDS encoding efflux RND transporter periplasmic adaptor subunit, whose protein sequence is MKKKRKKIILIAVAVIVVAAVAVNAFLPKSSTVPTVQCTPLSKTELRNTVSTTGVVESTDSVKVYTDLNYSVKTLPVEVGDRVSAGDVLCKLDSQDLEDTIAQKQAALSSNAKLAYQKIQASQKKYNDTSSTLNAGLNAQINTAQDKVDSARRDLENAQQKQSDAEKHIQENLNTSLITAKNNLSSAKLNLDSATRDYNDYKKQNEDIEGSDEYKNDLHKYRDAMESAQLAYDNAQKNLNAVAASADEELDQYVKSTAAAQAAYDSAVKSLTATQTSVNQDLKTAQDDIITSKLSADDTASVKELQALQTKLDKCTVAAPASGTVTAVYAVQNAPANGLMFVIEDTGALKIAVKIKEYDIASVKEGMKVAVKADAIADKEFEGVLEKISPASVKGADGKAASSNDAEFEADVLITSKDTPLRIGMNGSADIILEQKKDVFAVPYDAVSADASGKSVVYAAVPQKDGTFQVQAVTVTTGIETDAEEEISGDGLKEGMQIISDAKEIKPGETVKLAGAAEGTESGGGAGFRAAGMRP
- a CDS encoding TIGR03915 family putative DNA repair protein, which produces MPDRSNLIYCYDGSFDGLLCCVFESYEKREIPADIFSPDTEQTVLLPQREIVTDPKKSARVLASIPGKMGNDALDFVRHAYLTCLPRKELFILLFLRMGFSCGPRVMNMLADDVVNTLFKAVKHLTNEAHLLKGFLRFSVFDGALAAEIEPKNLVLPLLAPHFRERYPEERFLIYDRTHSMALIYQPYRSKIISADDFRMPEPDEEERSFREFWRLFYSTIEVQGRHNPKCRMSHMPKRYWSCMTEFGAERSTGKKQELPGGPKLLNGSGL
- a CDS encoding putative DNA modification/repair radical SAM protein, yielding MDVFDKLKILTDAAKYDVACTSSGVDKKASRGGIGNATACGICHSFAADGRCISLLKVLMTNACTYDCQYCVNRRSNDTPRAAFTPRELAELTINFYRRNYIEGLFLSSGIQRNPDYTCEQMIEALRILREEYRFSGYIHAKAIPGADSVLISRLGMLADRMSVNIELPSQSSLKLLAPDKSKHSILAPMGYIQNRIQENTTDLVRYRHAPRFAPAGQSTQMIVGATPETDFQILNLTEGLYKKYKLKRVFFSAYMPVSDSALLPSTDTKPPLLREHRLYQADWLLRFYGFSANEILDAGHQSFNPYIDPKCNWALNHMERFPMEINRAPYAELLRVPGIGVTGAKRIVAARRTGPLNFDGLKKLGVVLKRAQYFITCGGKIADGLKITQDAALRSLMSDTALGMYQRGAGFEPEQLSLFEQPRLTQEDVRKCLTGQI
- a CDS encoding DeoR/GlpR family DNA-binding transcription regulator produces the protein MLTVEKKNLILSMLQEKPVVTVPELSQALETSEVTVRKILNELDEQGLLRRTRGGAVNISTIREFEEKEKEKKNTGEKRAIAKKAYEYIDPTDTVFIDAGSTTLELVKLIKNGSKRDIVVITNALNIAFELLDADDIELVFIGGSVRHKIMSCVGGFAENTINSLCMDKAFIGCNSITVETGITTPNLYEAQVKQCVLRAARETILISDSTKFGHTSMARISPIKNITRLITDSRIPQQLRSQIEGTGVDLVVVNPEENNETRKDNGF
- a CDS encoding dihydroxyacetone kinase subunit DhaK, which gives rise to MNKIINQPEQMIEQMLEGYIATCPDLLEALPRSKGILTKRKKDKVSIVTGGGSGNEPWIIGYVGEGLADGAALGNVYIAPPARAILNVTKAVSHEKGVIYICTNHAGDVLNFELVGELAEMDGIRTRCVFVADDITSAPRERQSERRGVAGIAMVMKVAGAACDAGLELDDAVRVIQKANRNTFTFSVTTSPGYLPSGKAMCELPDGFIEYGMGFNGEPGVLRTELKPADEIADTMLKYLLDDSGISGGDEIAVMVNGFGFTSLLELSIVTRRVAESLREKGIVLHDIFIGTLFQPQGTGGFSISILKLDEELKPYYDAPAYSPFFKKYR
- the dhaL gene encoding dihydroxyacetone kinase subunit DhaL; the encoded protein is MENTMNTRQLRDMFLSVARRVVESEDFLTDIDLKIGDGDHGFGMALGFKAVKTALEGKEFPTVEALFQEVGMTLLDTMGGASGVLFGTMFISGVARQEPHERADLALLAGIFRRALEALKKRGKARVGDKTMVDAFEPAAAGLEEGAAQGVSLKEGLALCAAGAKKGMEYTRECVARFGRAKSYGTKAIGLQDAGATSVWIIFQAMSDWASENI
- the pfkB gene encoding 1-phosphofructokinase, which translates into the protein MITTLTLNPCIDRTVTVDGFTYGGTNHVENFRCDVSGKGINVSIALNNIGEETRCLGFNYMDGGSLLTDFLNSEKISSDFLNVKGQLRTNIKIFDRKASVMSELNESGSFVNGDCVADLVKKVEGYLPKTSLLVLDGSVPPGVSKDIYKTLTDKAREYGVRTVIDAYGELLLEGIKAGPYLIKPNKDELEEAFGEKLSSKEDAIRVARKIIGQGVAMVCVSMGKGGAMLITEEKAYFCAGTDIEVKGVQGAGDSLVAGMCCAIVHGLSCAEMLRYGVAVAHGSLTLEGTQMCTLESFQKMLPLIHTEEIG
- the fba gene encoding class II fructose-1,6-bisphosphate aldolase; this translates as MPLVTTRDLLLDARRGGYAVAAFNIENMEMAQSVIRTADEMRSPVIIQTTPGTVNYAGFDMLRAMVAVEAAKTDMPVAIHLDHGDSYERCAAAIDSGYTSVMIDGSKLPYEENIAVTKAVVDLAAKKNIDVEGELGRVGGKEDTHEVKAGEDIYTDPQQAKDFAERTGVRSLAVAIGTAHGFYKGEPKLDFGRLEKIIGLVNIPIVLHGASGVPDEAVRRAVGLGICKVNFATELRAALTKGVREALRDEAVYDPKVFMKLGKKQVEEIVRHKIQVCGCDNRA